The Thiohalorhabdus sp. Cl-TMA genome includes the window GCCCTTCCAGCCCGGGAGCCGGGCCCAGGGGCTTTGTAGCGACCGACAACGGCGCCTGAGGGAACGACTGAGCGGTTCACCCGGCCGGAGGCCGCTCCACAGAACGCGCTCCCGGCCCGAAAGACACTTGTAGGAGCGGCCCCTGGCCGCGACAAAGCCTCAGCCCCTACGCCCCAAAACCCAGGCATCCCCATCCGAAAAGGGCCCTGTGGGAGCGGCCTCCGGCCGCGACACCGCTGTAGATCCCCCAATTCCCGCTCAGGGCTGGTAGCCGGGGATGACGCTTTCGTCCACCTCATCGATCTGCTCCGGCTTCAGGAAGCGCTCGGCGTAGTCCATGTAGACCCGCTCGCGGATGAAGAGGTCGAATAGGTCCGGGTCGAAGTGGCTGTCCTCGCACATGCGGCCCATGATGGTGAGGGCCTGGGACAGCGGCATGGGGGTCTTGTAGGGGCGGTCGGCGGCGGTGAGGGCCTCGAAGACATCGGCGATGGCCATCATGCGGGCGCCGTCGGGGTTCTCGTAGCCCACCAGGCCGCGGGGGTAGCCCTGGCCGTCCATGCGCTCGTGGTGGCCGCCGGCGAGGTCCGGCACCCGGCGCAGGTGGCGGGGATAGGGCAGCGCCTCGAGCATGTCCATGGTCACCCGCATGTGGTCCTTCATGACCTCCCGCTCCTCGGGGGTCAGGGTGCCCTTGGCGATGGACAGGTTATGGATCTCGTCCTCGTCCAGCAGCGGCCACTCCGCGCCGTCCGGCCCCCGCCAGCGGCGCTCCGTGCCGATGGCGCGCACCCGCTCCTGCTCCTCCGGCGGCATGAACTCGCCGCCGACGTTGGCCCGGCGCAGGAAATCCCGCTCCTCGTCCAGGGTGCGCCGCTGTTCCGCCACGGCGGCCTCGGAGGCCTCCGCCGCCGGCTCCCGCCCCGCCTCGGCCGCCGCCAGGCGCTCGCGCAGGGCGGCGATCTCCGCGTCGCGCTTCAGCACCTCGAAACGGGTGTCCACGGCATTGATGCGGTCGTACATGGCGTGGAGCTTGGTCTCCTTGTCCATGACCGGCTCGGGCGTGGTCACCTTGCCGCAGTCGTGCAGCCAGGCGGCGATCTCCAGCTCGTAGCGCTCCTCCGAAGAGAAGCCGTACTCGGCCAGGCTGCCGTACTCCGCCCGCTGAGCGGCGTCGGCGATCATCATGGTGAGCTCGGGCACCCGCTGGCAGTGGCCGCTGGTGTGCTTGGACTTCTCGTCGATGGCCTTGGCGATGAGGCGGATGAAGGACTCGAACAGCTCGCGCTGGGCGTCGATGAGCTGCTGCTGGGAGAGCGCCACCGCCGCCTGGGAGGCCAGGGACTCGGCGAGGCGCTGGTCCTCGGGGGAGAACTCGGTGACCGCGCCGTCGGCCTCGGACTTGGCGTTGAGGAGCTGCAGCACCCCCAGCATCTCGCCCTCGTGGCTCACCAGCGGCAGGGTCAGGAAGGAGCGCGAGCGATAGCCGGTCTGCTCGTCGAAGGCGCGGGTCCCGGAGAAATCGTAGCCCTCCGCCGTGTAGGCGTCGGCGATGTTCACGGTGTTGCCGGTGAGGGCGGCATAGGCGGCCACGTTGTGGTAGTTGGGCGCCCCCGCGCCGTCGTGGAGGGGCACCGCGCCCAGGGAAACCGTCTCGCCGCTGGTGCCGCCCATGGCGATGCCCAGGGAATCGTTGCGGACGATGCGGAAGTCCAGGGCGTCCCCGGCCTCGTTCTTCAGGTACAGGGTGCCGCCGTCGGCGCCGGTGAGCTCCTTGGCGCCCACCAGGATCTGCTCCAGGAGCCGCGTGGTGTCCCGCTCGGCGGACAGCGCGGTGCCGATGGCGTTGAGGCGCTCCAGGCGTTCGAGAAGGGCTTCTACCGATCTATTGCTTTGGACTTCCGTCATGACGGACTCCTGCGCTTATCGTTTTAGCAGGCCCGCACCTGTCACAGTTGAACCAAGTTCGATTGCATCTTTCACTGAGAAAATCACCATGCTTCCCTCGGCAGAGGGACCCACAAATTGTCCATATATAGTACCCTGCGCCCCTGAAGCGCCCATTGTTATTCTAAAATTTGAAGATAGTTCCACAGAAGAGTATTCATTTACGATGAAGGAATCGCCGGATGTTCCCTTATGAGGAGAAAGCTCCAAACTTGCCCCGGAAATCTGCCTATCTCCAAAGTTCACATCCATAGAAAAAGAATCTACCTGCCAAGTGCCAGTGCTACTAGTAGGAGTGGTTCCTCCACCCCAATTATATGTGGCGGTTCCAGTTAGACTTCCCAACTGTTCCGCGGCGGTAGGATCTGTGACATATGCATAATGAAAGTCGCCTGCAGGCTCACCGGGAACTGTATTCTTCAGACTGAAATCGCCCGCGGCCCATCTCCCCCAATAAACTCCAAGATCCAAATTCCTCCCGGTCCCAGCGGGTTCCGCACCCTGATTAGCCTGAAAATCCATTATTACTAGATTTTCGGTTGCGGTTATTGTTTGGGCTTTCAGTACACCCTCATCATCGATGCTTACAGTAGCCCCAGACTCCGGGTAGCCCATTCCAGAATACCCCGAGTATAAGGTTTCCTGGGCAAGCAAATGGGAGGCACCCCAAATTTCAGGTTCTGGTGTAGGATCCGATTCCAGCCCTGTGGGCTGTCCTTCGTTATTGGATTCCTCCGAAGCCTCGAAGTCCTCCTCCGGCACCTCGAATACCTGCATGGAGTCGTCCTGGTCCGCCAGGGCATTGAGGGCGCTGCCCAGGTTTTCCCCGGACGCGTCTTCCCCGCTCTCCCCAGCGTCCCCTTCCCCGTCACCGCCTTCACCGTCCTCGCCGCCGCCCCGGCCGCCGGTGGCGGCCACCAGGTCGGTAGGGGGCTGGAGGATGCCGCGCGGCAGGTCGCCCCGGGAGGCCACGTGGAAGTAGCGGTCGCCGCCGAAGGTCTTGCTGCCGGCGTCGTTGGAGACGGCGATGCGGCCCTGGGTCACGCCGCCGTAGAGGCCGCCGGGCACGTCGCCACAGGCGCCGTCGCAGAGGCGCAGGAGGTACTGGGTGCCGCGCACGCCGATGCTGGCCACGGGGGTCTCCACCTCGTACTCCTGCCCCTCGCCGCCGCCCACGGCGCCGGTGATGGTGCGCATGCCGCCCTTGAGCAGGCCCATGACGGCGCTGTCCTCCTCGTCGCCGGCCTCCTCGGAGCGGTAGCGCTTCACGGCGAAGGCGGAGTCGGGCTTGATGTCCACCAGGGCGCCGTCCTTGAAGCGCACCTGGGCCCGACCGCCCTCGCCGGTGACAACCCGCTCGCCCTCGCGGATCTCGGAGCGCCGTCGCAGCGGGCGCCGCTCGCCGTCGGGGCCCACGGCCACCACCTCGCCCACCTGGGTAATGACCCGTCCCACCGTCTCGGCGGCCACCGCCGGGCCCATACCGGACAGGTACACGGCCACACCGAGGACATACAGCCCGATTGCCCGAACCCCTGTCATTGGCTTCTCCTATCGGCCGCCCGCGGCCGGTTCCCGATTCCGGTTATTTGTTGTGGCCCTTGCCCGGGCTGTCCTTGTCGCCCCCGTTGCCGCCGCCGTTGGACTGCGGCGGCAGGGGCTTCGGATTGCCCGAGGCGCGCACCCGCTCGTTGGGCCGGGGCGGGCCGTTGTCCACCGCCGGGGCATTACCGGGGCCCTTCTCCAGGGCGTCGATGGGCCGGGCCTTGCGTCCCCGGTCTCTGCCCTTCGCCTCGCCCTTGCCCGGGGGGCCGGCGGCGTCCGGCCGCCGGCGCCACTCCTCGGGGGACTCGGCCTTGCCTTGGCCGCGCAGCTCCCCGCGCCATCCCTTCAGGAGCGGGCGCGGCGGCTCCATGAGCTGTTCGGGCGCCACGGTGGGCGCCGCAACGTGGAAGTAGGTGCCCGCCTCCACCAGGGCCGCGCCGGCCTGGTTGCGGACCTCGATGCGGCCCTGCTGCACGCCGCCGTGCAGGCCCGCCTCGCCCACCGCCAGGGCGTAGACGGTGCCGCGGATGCCGATGGAGGCCGCCGGGGTCTCCATGCGGTAGCCGTCCCGGTTGGTGTCGGAGACCGTGCCGGTGATGGTGCGCAGGCCGCCCTCCAGCAGCTCCAGCACCGCCTCGGGCTCCTCGGCCTTGCCGGGCTCGGCGGTGTAGCGCTTCACCCGCAGACGGGAGCCGGGGCGCAGGGCCACCAGGCCGCGGTCGGCGAAGCGCACCTGGGCCCGGCCCTCGGCACCG containing:
- a CDS encoding FecR family protein, with translation MIAVPPENPFRLTGAPRRGNRPARAARGTAPAWPDSALSRPEAAPTGGLAGGSRDCGSGLRPRLLEGATVDSESSPVQPARRESSDREAAPARGGSRGSGLRPRRRSPARRLLPLAALLLAAPGAHAAEVVGRVLSAVGPVTAVVPEGPERALERRSPIHQGETLVTGAEGRAQVRFADRGLVALRPGSRLRVKRYTAEPGKAEEPEAVLELLEGGLRTITGTVSDTNRDGYRMETPAASIGIRGTVYALAVGEAGLHGGVQQGRIEVRNQAGAALVEAGTYFHVAAPTVAPEQLMEPPRPLLKGWRGELRGQGKAESPEEWRRRPDAAGPPGKGEAKGRDRGRKARPIDALEKGPGNAPAVDNGPPRPNERVRASGNPKPLPPQSNGGGNGGDKDSPGKGHNK
- a CDS encoding FecR family protein, producing MTGVRAIGLYVLGVAVYLSGMGPAVAAETVGRVITQVGEVVAVGPDGERRPLRRRSEIREGERVVTGEGGRAQVRFKDGALVDIKPDSAFAVKRYRSEEAGDEEDSAVMGLLKGGMRTITGAVGGGEGQEYEVETPVASIGVRGTQYLLRLCDGACGDVPGGLYGGVTQGRIAVSNDAGSKTFGGDRYFHVASRGDLPRGILQPPTDLVAATGGRGGGEDGEGGDGEGDAGESGEDASGENLGSALNALADQDDSMQVFEVPEEDFEASEESNNEGQPTGLESDPTPEPEIWGASHLLAQETLYSGYSGMGYPESGATVSIDDEGVLKAQTITATENLVIMDFQANQGAEPAGTGRNLDLGVYWGRWAAGDFSLKNTVPGEPAGDFHYAYVTDPTAAEQLGSLTGTATYNWGGGTTPTSSTGTWQVDSFSMDVNFGDRQISGASLELSPHKGTSGDSFIVNEYSSVELSSNFRITMGASGAQGTIYGQFVGPSAEGSMVIFSVKDAIELGSTVTGAGLLKR
- a CDS encoding HD domain-containing phosphohydrolase, with the translated sequence MTEVQSNRSVEALLERLERLNAIGTALSAERDTTRLLEQILVGAKELTGADGGTLYLKNEAGDALDFRIVRNDSLGIAMGGTSGETVSLGAVPLHDGAGAPNYHNVAAYAALTGNTVNIADAYTAEGYDFSGTRAFDEQTGYRSRSFLTLPLVSHEGEMLGVLQLLNAKSEADGAVTEFSPEDQRLAESLASQAAVALSQQQLIDAQRELFESFIRLIAKAIDEKSKHTSGHCQRVPELTMMIADAAQRAEYGSLAEYGFSSEERYELEIAAWLHDCGKVTTPEPVMDKETKLHAMYDRINAVDTRFEVLKRDAEIAALRERLAAAEAGREPAAEASEAAVAEQRRTLDEERDFLRRANVGGEFMPPEEQERVRAIGTERRWRGPDGAEWPLLDEDEIHNLSIAKGTLTPEEREVMKDHMRVTMDMLEALPYPRHLRRVPDLAGGHHERMDGQGYPRGLVGYENPDGARMMAIADVFEALTAADRPYKTPMPLSQALTIMGRMCEDSHFDPDLFDLFIRERVYMDYAERFLKPEQIDEVDESVIPGYQP